From one Triticum aestivum cultivar Chinese Spring chromosome 4B, IWGSC CS RefSeq v2.1, whole genome shotgun sequence genomic stretch:
- the LOC123092178 gene encoding RNA-binding KH domain-containing protein RCF3: MVGPGHRNSHGKRQSDYAENGGGKRRNPGGDTYAPGPDDTVYRYLCTSRKIGSIIGRGGEIAKQLRSDTQAKIRIGESVPNCDDRVITIFSSSRETNIIEDTEDKVCAAQDALFRVHEKLATDDGPVNEENEMGLGQVTVRLLVPSDQIGCIIGKGGHIIQGIRSDTGSQIRVLSNEHLPACATSGDELLLIIGDPIVVRKALLQVSSRLHGNPSRSQHLLASSLTQPFPAGSRLGSSSTAPVVGITPMVSPYGRYKGDIVGDWPSIYQPRREVSSAKEFTLRLLCAAANVGGVIGKGGGIIKQIRQESGAFIKVDSSSAEDDCIITVSAKEFFEDPVSPTIDATVRLQPRCSEKIDAESGEPSYTTRLLVSTSRIGCLIGKGGSIITEIRRTSRANIRIISKEDVPKVASDDEEMVQIGGDLDVARHALVQITTRLKANFFEREGALSGFPPVIPYHPLPASVPDEPKYLSRDSKSAGHDYPYSIGYRASDDVLPVDRYANYGSSQVYGGGYGAYSGGSGSSGLSGSTYLSSGKRYGY; encoded by the exons ATGGTCGGTCCTGGGCACAGGAACAGTCATGGAAAGCGGCAGTCTGATTATGCTGAAAATGGAGGTGGCAAGAGAAGAAATCCTGGTGGTGATACATATGCTCCTGGTCCAGATGACACTGTCTATCGCTACCTTTGCACGTCTAGGAAAATAGGGAGTATAATTGGGAGGGGTGGAGAAATTGCCAAGCAGCTGAGGAGCGATACTCAAGCTAAGATTAGGATTGGTGAGAGTGTCCCTAACTGCGATGACCGAGTCATAACAATATTTAGCTCAAGCAGGGAGACTAATATTATTGAAGATACTGAAGATAAGGTTTGCGCTGCTCAAGATGCTCTCTTTAGGGTTCATGAGAAGCTTGCCACAGATGATGGTCCTGTGAACGAAGAAAATGAAATGGGTTTAGGTCAAGTTACTGTTCGGTTGCTTGTGCCATCTGATCAGATTGGATGCATTATTGGAAAAGGTGGGCATATCATCCAGGGAATCCGCAGCGACACTGGTTCACAAATACGTGTTCTTAGTAATGAACACCTTCCTGCATGTGCTACTAGTGGTGATGAACTTCTCCTG ATAATTGGGGATCCGATTGTAGTTAGAAAAGCTCTTCTCCAAGTGTCATCTCGCCTCCATGGCAACCCATCCAGGTCACAGCATCTCCTTGCATCCAGCTTAACCCAACCTTTTCCAGCGGGCTCCCGCCTTGGTAGTTCCTCTACTGCACCAGTTGTAGGGATTACTCCTATGGTTAGTCCTTATGGACGATACAAAGGTGATATAGTGGGAGATTGGCCTTCTATATACCAACCACGGAGGGAGGTGAGCTCTGCAAAAGAGTTTACCCTGCGTCTGCTTTGTGCTGCGGCGAATGTCGGAGGTGTAATTGGAAAAGGAGGTGGAATTATCAAACAGATTAGGCAAGAATCTGGAGCTTTTATCAAAGTGGATAGTTCGAGTGCTGAAGATGACTGTATAATTACAGTTTCGGCAAAGGAG TTCTTTGAAGATCCTGTCTCTCCAACAATTGATGCTACAGTCCGTTTACAGCCAAGATGCAGTGAGAAAATTGATGCAGAATCGGGGGAGCCATCATATACTACACGTTTGTTGGTGTCGACATCACGGATAGGGTGCCTGATCGGCAAAGGTGGTTCAATCATTACGGAGATACGAAGAACATCGAGAGCAAACATACGGATCATTTCGAAGGAGGATGTTCCAAAAGTAGCATCGGACGATGAAGAGATGGTCCAG ATCGGCGGAGATCTTGATGTTGCAAGGCATGCTCTTGTGCAAATAACTACAAGGCTGAAAGCCAACTTCTTTGAAAGAGAAGGTGCTTTATCAGGTTTTCCACCTGTGATCCCATATCACCCTTTGCCTGCTAGTGTGCCCGATGAGCCAAAGTATCTAAGCAGAGACAGTAAGTCTGCTGGGCACGATTATCCATATTCCATTGGATATCGTGCATCAGACGATGTGCTTCCTGTTGACCGTTATGCAAATTATGGCAGCTCCCAG GTCTACGGAGGCGGCTATGGTGCTTACAGTGGTGGTTCTGGCAGCAGCGG GTTATCTGGCTCTACCTATCTTTCATCTGGAAAACGCTATGGCTATTAA